The Coffea arabica cultivar ET-39 chromosome 1e, Coffea Arabica ET-39 HiFi, whole genome shotgun sequence genome has a window encoding:
- the LOC113693331 gene encoding GDSL esterase/lipase At5g03980-like, with protein MVGEIGGNDYNYTFLQYFDEARDTLRIQDLVPLVVAKIKHAVEKVISFGARTIVVPGNFPMGCLPIYLTKFGLESEVDEFDQNHCIWLLNSFATFHNDHLKKAIAKLQEEYPHLLKLGEPKGFELHKACCGVGWLYNFNQTRMCGFPGVTTCPDPERYISWDGIHLTQEAYRMTVDWLQADLFWKLRCHH; from the exons ATGGTGGGTGAAATCGGCGGCAACGATTATAATTATACATTCCTTCAATACTTTGATGAGGCTAGAGATACGCTTAGGATTCAAGACTTGGTACCTCTAGTTGTTGCCAAAATTAAGCATGCTGTTGAGAAAGTTATTAGTTTTGGAGCAAGGACAATAGTGGTTCCTGGAAACTTTCCGATGGGTTGTCTGCCAATTTATCTTACAAAGTTTGGGCTAGAAAGTGAAGTAGACGAGTTCGACCAGAATCATTGCATATGGCTGTTAAACAGCTTTGCAACTTTCCACAATGATCACCTAAAGAAGGCGATTGCCAAGCTGCAAGAAGAGTACCCACAT CTTCTCAAACTAGGTGAACCTAAAGGTTTCGAGCTACACAAAGCTTGTTGTGGAGTTGGATGGCTGTACAACTTCAATCAGACACGGATGTGTGGATTTCCAGGTGTTACGACTTGCCCTGATCCCGAAAGATACATCAGCTGGGATGGAATTCATTTAACACAGGAGGCTTACCGCATGACAGTGGATTGGTTGCAA